In Equus quagga isolate Etosha38 chromosome 14, UCLA_HA_Equagga_1.0, whole genome shotgun sequence, the genomic stretch CTACTTTTGATCATCATCAAATCTGAACCCAGTCTCCATGAGCCTATGTATATCTTCCTGGCCATGTTGGGAGCCACAGACATCGCCCTTAGCACCAGCATTGTCCCCAAGATGCTTGGAATTTTCTGGTTGCACTTGCCAGAGATCTATTTTGATGCTTGCCTCTTTCAGATGTGGCTCATCCACACGTTTCAGGGTATTGAATCAGGAGTCCTGCTGGCCATGGCTCTGGACCGCTATGTAGCAATCTGTTATCCACTGAGGCATGCTACCATATTCACTCGACAACTAGTCATTCATATTGGAGTTGGGGTGGCATTGCGGCCTGCCGTTCTGGTAATCCCATGTCTATCGCTCATTAAGTGTCGTCTGAAACTTTACCGAACAAGGTTAATATCCCACACTTACTGTGAACACATGGCCCTTGTGAAGCTGGCTACCGAAGATGTTTACATCAATAAATTCTATGGTCTCCTTGGAGCTTTTATTGTTGGTGGCCttgacttcattttaaccaccCTCTgctatatacaaatatttatcactgtcttccacctgcCCCAGAAAGAGGCACATCTTAAGGCATTTAATACATGTGTTCCCCACATATGTGTCTTCTTCCAATTCTATCTCCtggcttttttctccttctttactcACAGATCAGGATCTTATATCCCAGCATACATACATATCACCTTGTCCAACCTTTACCTTCTGGTTCCACCTTTCCTCAACCCCTTTGTCTATGGAATGAAGACCAAGCATATCTGAGACAAGCTAGTAAAAGTGTTCTTTCCCAAAGACCAGGCTTGACCTTTGATGAAAATAGTTCCCCCTATGGATTTAACAGCTCATCTATTGCGCATATGTGATCTGAAAATCCAGCCAATGGTTTGGTGTATCATCATACttgatgaataaattaacaaacatATAACTGATTGTGTTAAAAAATTCCACAGCTTAAGTTAGAATTCAGGTCGAAGAAACTGAGGGAAATTGAAGAGCAGATAAGATGCTGAAAGACTAAGCACTTTGCTGTTAGAAGAGTCAGAATACGTGACTCTCCTCATCACCTGAGGCCAGGTCTGGGTGGAATTGACAAATGTAGAGATCTTTCTTCAGATCATAGTGGAGCATAATAGTcacattgattcttttttagtCAGAGTACCAAGATAAACCTCCTTTATGTAATATGCAAGTTCCTCTACATTCACTTTCTAACTATTCTAAAATCTTCTTTTATGTTTACTTTGTTCATCAAAATCTATCCCTTGAATATGTCATTCCTTCAAATATATTCTGGACTTTGTGtgaaataaatatctataaatcTCCCCTTATTCTTGAAGCCTATCCCTAGTAAGAAATTCCTGGTATATCAAATTGGCAATTTCCATGACAAAATATGTTTCCTCCAAAAATCTAGGCCAGAGCATACAATActatgctcattttttaaattctcagctgttcatttaatttcttcttttgtatagGGAGCAATTTGAGAAAAGCTCTAGTATTTCGTGTTTTCTTATGAATGTGAAAGCAAGTTTTAGACCTGTTTAGACAATATTATTCCAAGGCTTTGTTCAATCATTTTCCTGATTCAACAAACAATAACCCTTTGACCTAAGAAGGATGGAAGTCTAGGAAGCCTGGACAGAAATTCTGTAGGCTAGAAGCCTCAATGTATTGGTTTccccatgttttatttttttcatataaagcaAAGTTCATTTTTTCCTGCATTAAGATACTTGCATactaatgataatattttgtagAGAAACTTCATTTTGTAATCCGGACATAATTGAGGGCAGGTtgtcaaatatttgtcaaaaatagTTGATAAAAACAGCAGATTCCAATTtggtagggaaaaaaatcattgaggAAATTGTTTACATGCATGAGTTCTGGAATCAAAATGAGCTTGgttcaaaatttatttctccacTTCCTAATATAtgctttgagaaataatttattttcacactTCAGCTGCCTAATctgtaaatatggaaaaataacatACATCTCCTTGGGAACTAGAGACAGTGGTTCTCGTGGTGTACATTATATAATGGATATATTTATGTAACGCCCTTCACATGGGGCTTGGTAACTGGTAAGTATTTAATAGTGATCATCGTGATCGTCATCATCATTTTCACCATGGTAATCCTCATCACTGCTGTTGTACTTGAGTAGAAATATTGTGCCACTACTTTTCAAATTGTTTATAAATATCAGCCTACAGTACtattgaaaaatgcaaatttaaggtCTTTTCATGACCCAGTCTATGGTCACTTTTTATTGACCTATACTTGTTGAGTGAAAAGTTTTATTCATATCGGTAtctgtatatttgtgtatgtatagTCGTTTGTtcattgaatttcatttttccatttgtaatcTTACTTTTTGTTGCTTATGTTTTAGCTTTTGATAGAAGTGTGTTAAAATGTCCCACTTTGAAtgtagattctctatttctcctgtTAGAGCTGATGACTttttgatttgtgtattttttagttatgGGTTGTTAGATACCTCCATTTGTTGAATACATAAAGATTTAGAGTGAATGTATCTTCCTGGCTGGTTAACCTTTCTATcatcaagaaatatttctctttctcaagaAACACACCCTACCTGAAAGTCtctgtttggttatttttagTAACTTTCTTCTGGTTCCCTAATCCTGTCTTCTAATCTATAATTCTGTTTTCATGAATTATTAGGTTTAGTTATTGTAGTTTTCCAATATCCATCTGATTCATTCTATCTCTGTaactctttaattttaatttgtactatattatatttctttggtgaaatttctcatctcttcatttttatgtgtttatttatttctcatctttcccttattttcttgAATATGTTAAACACCATTACTTCAAAATCCTGTTAATTACAGTAAACACAGCAACTGTGAGTGGGTCTGtttctgttcattatttttctcctcattttggaACTCATGTTCCTGCTTCTTGCAGTGGCTAGTAATTTCTGATTGAGTGACAGACattatacataaaaaattatgaaagtcaGGTGAAGTTATATTTTCCTGCAGTCATAGTTCGCCTCTTGCTCTGTGATAGGCCCCAGCAGGAATTATCAACTTCATCTAATCAAGAGTTTGGCTGAATTGGAGCTTATTCTGCCACTTTATTAGCCAGTTGTAGTCTTTCATCTAAGGCTTTGCCTGCTGGGACTTTCAACTGTGACTTAGGTGTACAATCCACACCACTGTGGGCTGTGATCTTTGTGTGTCAAACAATTCAAGATGGGCTGTGATCTTTGTGTGTCAAATAATTCAAGAGTTCCAAAAACtccctctttatttttcaaatgttctctGCTTACTTGTTTggcatctttttttgtttgtttgttttaaagattggcacctgggctaacaactgttgcaatctttttttttttttctgctttatctccccaaaccccgccctgtacacagttgtatatcttagttgcaggtccttctagttgtgggatgtgggacgccgcctcaatgtggcctgacgagtggtgtcatgtccacgcccaggatccgaaccctgggccactgcagccgagcgctcgaacttaaccactcagccacggagccggcccctggctTCTTTTAG encodes the following:
- the LOC124225726 gene encoding olfactory receptor 52A5-like; this encodes MSITNGTVFMPSVLTFIGIPGLETVQCWIGIPFCAMYVIALIGNSLLLIIIKSEPSLHEPMYIFLAMLGATDIALSTSIVPKMLGIFWLHLPEIYFDACLFQMWLIHTFQGIESGVLLAMALDRYVAICYPLRHATIFTRQLVIHIGVGVALRPAVLVIPCLSLIKCRLKLYRTRLISHTYCEHMALVKLATEDVYINKFYGLLGAFIVGGLDFILTTLCYIQIFITVFHLPQKEAHLKAFNTCVPHICVFFQFYLLAFFSFFTHRSGSYIPAYIHITLSNLYLLVPPFLNPFVYGMKTKHI